One Vitis riparia cultivar Riparia Gloire de Montpellier isolate 1030 chromosome 4, EGFV_Vit.rip_1.0, whole genome shotgun sequence genomic window carries:
- the LOC117912424 gene encoding uncharacterized protein LOC117912424 isoform X2: MLVVRDAMLAERRNSRASRGLPRKIGKGEIARGKEARRRRDSLAAVREQGSKTKRKRVVGGGNEKKKEALTSLS; encoded by the exons ATGCTGGTGGTCAGGGACGCCATGCTTGCTGAGCGGAGGAACAGTAGGGCAAGTAGAGGCTTGCCAAGGAAGATAGGAAAAGGAGAGATAGCTAGAGGAAAAGAGGCCAGACGGAGGAGGGATTCGTTGGCTGCAGTGAGGGAGCAAGGTAGCAAGACTAAAAGAAAGCGAGTTGTAGGCGGCGGGAATGAGAAGAAAAAG GAGGCATTGACCAGTTTGAGTTAG
- the LOC117912424 gene encoding uncharacterized protein LOC117912424 isoform X1 — MSDKITPITLTTLYGMMVDLTRRVERIEFILSEYPSSSRGAPGVAMPSLPHLTSPTSVTLGASHPRPHPYSVFQQHSSPISLATLTRPPSRLQGPPVITAPQERLHHRRRCQRHFSDLSTPLSRVFETFQAMGFLAPLAPRALPDPVPPQFRLDLYCMYHQSVGHHTDHCTALRHAIQDIIDSGTFGHPQSDMFPIPTSAQAMHADASSPTVPDLIDLGN, encoded by the coding sequence ATGTCGGACAAGATCACACCCATTACTCTTACTACTCTTTACGGGATGATGGTGGATTTGACACGGAGGGTTGAGAGGATTGAGTTTATTTTGTCGGAGTACCCATCATCATCGAGAGGAGCTCCAGGAGTAGCGATGCCTTCATTGCCACATTTGACTTCACCGACATCGGTTACTTTGGGTGCCTCACATCCACGACCTCACCCATATTCAGTGTTCCAGCAGCATTCCTCACCCATTTCATTGGCTACATTGACACGACCTCCATCCCGGCTTCAGGGCCCTCCGGTCATTACAGCTCCTCAGGAGCGACTTCACCATCGTCGACGATGCCAGAGACACTTTTCAGATTTGAGCACACCCCTAAGCAGAGTCTTTGAGACGTTCCAGGCCATGGGATTTTTGGCTCCTCTGGCTCCTAGGGCACTTCCAGATCCTGTGCCTCCGCAGTTTCGGCTTGATTTATACTGTATGTACCATCAGTCAGTAGGACATCACACTGATCATTGCACTGCTCTACGACATGCCATACAGGACATTATTGATTCTGGGACGTTTGGGCATCCTCAGTCTGACATGTTTCCTATTCCAACCTCAGCTCAGGCCATGCATGCAGACGCTTCTTCACCAACAGTCCCTGATCTTATTGATTTGGGCAATTGA